A genomic segment from Camarhynchus parvulus chromosome 7, STF_HiC, whole genome shotgun sequence encodes:
- the PHOSPHO2 gene encoding pyridoxal phosphate phosphatase PHOSPHO2, with protein MKFLLVFDFDHTIIDENSDTWIVKCAPERKLPNGLRNSYQPGHWTEYMGRVFVYLGDNGVKEDEMKRTMTTIPFTAGMIDLLGFIGENKELFDCIIVSDSNTVFIDWILKAADFHKVFDEVFTNPASFSSTGYLTVQHFHAHHCAKCPKNLCKRKVLKEFLDKQLERGVSYTQIIYIGDGGNDLCPVMFLKKNDIAMPRQGYTLEKRISQLAQSLSPVQCSVLVWSSAIDIMSYLKLLIKE; from the coding sequence ATGAaatttctgttggtttttgATTTTGACCATACAATCATAGATGAAAATAGTGACACCTGGATTGTGAAATGTGCTCCTGAAAGAAAACTTCCTAATGGATTAAGAAACTCTTACCAGCCGGGACATTGGACAGAATATATGGGCAGAGTCTTTGTCTACTTGGGAGACAATGGTGTCAAAGAAGATGAGATGAAAAGAACTATGACAACAATTCCTTTCACTGCGGGAATGATAGATCTTCTGGGATTTATTGGCGAGAACAAGGAGTTGTTTGATTGTATAATTGTTTCAGATTCTAATACAGTATTTATTGACTGGATTTTGAAAGCTGCTGATTTCCATAAAGTGTTTGATGAAGTGTTTACAAACCCTGCATCATTCAGTAGTACTGGCTATCTTACTGTACAGCACTTCCATGCTCACCATTGTGCAAAGTGCCCTAAAAACCTTTGCaaaaggaaagttttaaaagaatttctAGATAAACAGTTGGAGAGAGGAGTGAGTTATACACAAATTATATATATAGGTGATGGTGGGAATGACTTATGTCCAGTAATGTTTTTGAAGAAGAATGATATTGCTATGCCCAGGCAGGGGTATACCTTGGAGAAAAGGATTTCTCAACTGGCCCAAAGTCTCAGTCCTGTACAGTGTTCTGTTCTGGTTTGGTCATCTGCAATTGACATTATGTCTTACTTGAAATTACTTATAAAGGAATGA
- the KLHL23 gene encoding kelch-like protein 23 has protein sequence MAGQEEYAYLYRDSAHPAGFLEAFRAFYLDGLFTDITLQCASGVIFHCHRAALAACSSYFKAMFTADMKEKSKNQISLPGLSHAVLEALVNYAYTSQIQITKTNVQSLLQAADLLQFVSVKKACEQFLVRHLDTDNCIGMHSFAEYHDCSELEKESRRILLWQFEEVWKQEEFLDVGKEKLSYILSRENLNVQKEEAAIEAVIKWVTHNVEGRIEDICEVLSCIKLDLDNVYLRSALSLQKKCRLNDSKIRSLIYNALNLNPKGLSRRSTAAMYVIGGYYWHPLSEVHVWDPLTDAWVQGTEMPDHTRESYGVTSLGPDIYVTGGYRTESIEALDTVWIYNSERDEWTEGCPMLDARYYHCAVSLSGCVYALGGYRKGAPVQEAEVYDPLIQKWLPIANMIKGVGNATACVLHEVIYVAGGHYGYRGSCTYDKIQRYHSGSNEWSIVTTSPHPEYGLCSITLQNKIYFVGGQTTITDCYDPEQNEWKQMAHMMERRMECGTVIMNGCIYVTGGYSYSKGTYLQSIEKYDPELNKWEAVGNLPSAMRSHGCVCVYNV, from the exons ATGGCCGGGCAGGAGGAGTACGCGTACCTCTACAGGGACTCCGCGCACCCCGCCGGCTTCTTGGAGGCGTTCCGGGCGTTTTACCTGGACGGGCTGTTCACCGACATCACCCTGCAGTGCGCCTCGGGGGTCATCTTCCactgccacagagctgccctggcagcctgcagcagtTATTTTAAAGCCATGTTCACGGCcgatatgaaagaaaaatccaaaaaccaGATCAGCCTTCCCGGGCTCAGCCATGCAGTACTGGAAGCTCTCGTGAATTATGCATACACATCACAGATCCAGATAACAAAGACAAATGTCCAAAGCCTACTCCAGGCTGCAGACCTGCTCCAGTTCGTGTCAGTAAAGAAAGCCTGTGAGCAGTTTCTGGTAAGGCACTTGGATACTGACAACTGCATTGGGATGCACTCCTTTGCTGAATATCATGATTGCTCGGAGCTGGAGAAAGAGTCCAGAAGGATTTTGTTATGGCAGTTTGAAGAAGTGTGGAAGCAGGAAGAGTTTCTGGACGTTGGCAAGGAGAAGCTCTCTTATATTCTCTCCAGGGAGAATCTCAATGTTCAGAAAGAAGAGGCAGCCATTGAAGCTGTCATTAAGTGGGTGACCCACAACGTGGAAGGAAGAATTGAAGACATCTGTGAAGTGCTGAGCTGCATCAAATTAGACTTAGATAATGTGTATTTGAGGTCAGCTTTAAGCCTGCAAAAAAAATGTCGACTCAATGACAGCAAGATAAGGTCACTCATATATAATGCCCTGAATCTCAATCCCAAAGGTCTTTCCAGAAGATCCACAGCAGCCATGTATGTAATTGGAGGATATTATTGGCATCCCTTATCAGAAGTGCATGTTTGGGATCCTTTAACTGATGCATGGGTCCAGGGAACAGAGATGCCAGATCACACCAGAGAGAGCTATGGGGTCACTAGTTTGGGACCAGACATATATGTGACAGGAGGTTACAGAACAGAGAGCATTGAAGCTCTTGACACTGTGTGGATATATAACAGCGAGAGAGATGAGTGGACAGAAGGCTGCCCCATGCTCGATGCGAGGTATTACCACTGCGCCGTGTCCTTGAGTGGCTGCGTTTATGCATTGGGAGGCTACCGAAAGGGAGCTCCAGTCCAAGAAGCTGAGGTTTATGATCCTTTAATACAGAAATGGCTTCCCATTGCAAACATGATCAAAG GAGTTGGAAATGCCACTGCCTGTGTCCTGCATGAAGTCATCTATGTCGCTGGAGGTCACTATGGGTACAGGGGAAGCTGCACCTACGATAAAATCCAGAGATACCATTCAGGTAGCAATGAGTGGAGTATAGTCACCACAAGTCCACATCCAG AATATGGATTGTGTTCAATTACGTTACAAAACAAGATCTATTTTGTGGGTGGACAGACCACGATCACTGACTGCTATGACCCAGAGCAAAATGAGTGGAAGCAGATGGCTCACATGATGGAGAGAAGGATGGAGTGTGGCACGGTGATCATGAACGGATGCATCTACGTAACAGGAGGATATTCCTATTCAAAAGGAACATACTTGCAGAGCATTGAGAAGTACGACCCTGAACTGAACAAATGGGAAGCAGTAGGTAATCTTCCCAGTGCTATGCGGTCAcatggctgtgtctgtgtgtataaTGTGTAA